Proteins encoded by one window of Arachis ipaensis cultivar K30076 chromosome B04, Araip1.1, whole genome shotgun sequence:
- the LOC110271522 gene encoding uncharacterized protein LOC110271522, producing the protein MGATPFHPSILKVRLPRNFDKPTDMRYDGTKDPQEHVTAFEARMNLEGVGDAVRCRAFPVTLAGPAIWWFNTLPQGSIMTFADISQKFLARFTTRIAKAKHPINLLGVTQKPGEPTRKFLDRFNDECLEIDGLTDSVASLCLINGLLNEDFRKHLTTRPVWTMQEIQSIAKEYINDEEVNQVVAATQPATPACAPG; encoded by the coding sequence ATGGGGGCAACCCCTTTTCACCCCTCAATCCTCAAGGTCCGGCTCCCGAGAAACTTCGACAAGCCAACAGACATGAGATATGATGGGACCAAGGACCCCCAGGAACATGTCACGGCTTTTGAAGCAAGAATGAATCTGGAAGGAGTAGGCGACGCAGTCAGGTGCCGGGCGTTTCCCGTAACACTGGCCGGCCCAGCAATCtggtggttcaacactctcccCCAAGGATCCATCATGACTTTCGCAGACATCTCCCAGAAGTTTCTAGCACGGTTCACGACGCGCATAGCGAAGGCAAAGCACCCGATTAACCTGTTAGGGGTCACCCAGAAACCCGGGGAGCCGACCAGGAAGTTCCTGGATAGATTTAACGACGAGTGCCTAGAAATCGACGGCCTCACGGACTCGGTTGCTAGCCTATGCCTAATAAACGGCCTATTGAATGAAGACTTTAGGAAACACTTAACAACCAGGCCTGTATGGACCATGCAGGAAATCCAAAGCATAGCCAAAGAGTACATTAATGACGAAGAGGTCAACCAGGTTGTGGCAGCCACCCAACCCGCCACCCCGGCATGCGCACCAGGCTGA
- the LOC107636620 gene encoding uncharacterized protein LOC107636620, whose amino-acid sequence MRLNPLKCAFTMEAEKFLGYMIAQRGVEANPDKCEAVLKMTSPGCIKDVQRLTGKLTALSRFLGASAERAIPFFNLMKKGITFEWTQECEEPFKHFKRILSEPPVLSKPGEGESLYLYLAVTTQAMAAVLVREEDKTQRPVYFISKTLQGAETRYTKLEKLAYALLISSKRLKQYFQGHTIILRTDQAIRQVLQKPDLAGRMMAWAVELSQYDLQYESRQAIKAQVMADFLVEVTGETPDIPNTQWKLHVDGASNQTFRGARIILENSAGVAFEQSIKFEFPVSNNQAEYEALIGGLMLAKEVGASRLEVSSDSQVVTSQVNGSYQARDALLQKYLEKVRELCKSFKEITIQHVPRERNTRADLLSKLASTKPGTGNRSLIQGLATEPTIIMCTTQAPNPPSWMDPISRYLEHAEAPPNQKEAEFIKREAPKYTIIQGQLYKRGLHQPLLKCLCPDQTDYVLREVHEGCCGHHIRGRSLARKIIRAGYYWPTMMSDA is encoded by the coding sequence ATGCGGCTCAACCCACTCAAATGCGCATTCACCATGGAAGCAGAAAAATTTCTAGGGTACATGATAGCCCAGAGAGGGGTAGAAGCCAACCCGGACAAGTGCGAAGCCGTTCTCAAAATGACGAGCCCTGGGTGCATCAAAGATGTACAACGGCTGACCGGGAAGCTCACAGCCCTATCTCGGTTCCTCGGAGCATCGGCTGAGAGAGCCATCCCTTTCTTTAACCTTATGAAGAAAGGAATCACCTTTGAATGGACCCAGGAGTGTGAAGAGCCATTCAAGCACTTTAAAAGGATACTCTCAGAACCCCCTGTACTCAGCAAACCCGGAGAAGGCGAGTCCCTATACCTCTACTTGGCCGTAACCACGCAAGCAATGGCAGCAGTGCTAGTCAGGGAGGAAGACAAGACCCAACGACCAGTTTACTTCATCAGCAAAACTCTTCAAGGGGCAGAGACAAGGTACACAAAGCTGGAAAAGCTAGCCTATGCCCTGCTAATTTCATCAAAAAGACTGAAACAATATTTCCAAGGGCACACAATCATCCTAAGAACCGACCAAGCCATCCGACAAGTCCTCCAAAAACCTGACCTGGCAGGAAGGATGATGGCATGGGCAGTGGAGCTATCCCAATACGACTTGCAGTATGAATCAAGGCAAGCAATCAAAGCCCAAGTCATGGCTGACTTCCTCGTAGAGGTCACAGGGGAAACACCCGACATACCGAACACACAGTGGAAGCTCCATGTTGACGGAGCATCCAATCAAACGTTCAGAGGAGCCAGAATCATCCTCGAAAACTCGGCTGGCGTAGCCTTCGAACAATCTATCAAGTTCGAATTTCCAGTCTCCAACAACCAAGCCGAGTATGAAGCCTTGATAGGAGGACTGATGCTAGCCAAAGAAGTCGGAGCATCAAGGCTGGAAGTCAGCAGCGACTCCCAAGTCGTCACTTCCCAAGTAAACGGCAGCTACCAAGCCAGGGATGCGCTGCTACAGAAATACTTGGAAAAAGTAAGAGAACTATGCAAAAGCTTCAAAGAAATCACAATCCAGCATGTTCCCAGAGAAAGGAACACCCGAGCCGACCTCCTTTCCAAGCTCGCAAGCACCAAACCCGGCACGGGGAACAGATCTTTGATCCAAGGGCTGGCAACGGAACCTACGATCATCATGTGCACGACCCAAGCACCAAACCCCCCCTCATGGATGGACCCGATCTCCCGATATCTAGAACATGCAGAAGCACCTCCCAACCAAAAAGAGGCAGAATTTATCAAAAGAGAAGCTCCCAAGTACACGATCATACAGGGACAGCTATACAAGCGAGGGCTCCACCAACCACTACTAAAGTGCCTGTGCCCCGACCAGACAGACTACGTCCTGAGAGAGGTACACGAGGGGTGTTGTGGTCACCATATCAGGGGAAGATCTCTAGCAAGAAAGATCATCAGGGCGGGATACTATTGGCCCACAATGATGTCAGATGCCTAG